The Candidatus Liberibacter solanacearum CLso-ZC1 genomic interval CCATAGGTGTTGCAACCATAATCTATTTTACAGAGAAATACAGAGGAAAAATACAATTACAAGGAATGACTGCACATATGGAACAATTATTTTCCATTATGTCCTTAAATCCAAACAATAAATTAAAACAAAAAAACCAAAAGATATATTTTCTTATGATATTTTTAGAAAATTGTACCATTATATTCGCAAAAAGGCTTTCAAAAGCATCAATAATTCTTTTATTCAATTACATATTTTAGGATTAATCATTAGCAATGTTGGAGCATTATTCGTTAACATCCATAAGTTCAAGGAATTTTTCCCTTCTCTGATCAGGCAAATTTATTACGTGGGTGTCACCGGAGTCCCAGTGATTATTCTTATATCTTTTGTAACTGGTGCAGTGATCGCACAA includes:
- a CDS encoding STAS domain-containing protein, translated to MKTKLENSISTNIISSTSENGVKVFRLTGSWRSAEISKISKGILITINKSTQEDLAIVDLLEITEIDTIGVATIIYFTEKYRGKIQLQGMTAHMEQLFSIMSLNPNNKLKQKNQKIYFLMIFLENCTIIFAKRLSKASIILLFNYIF